A single Paraburkholderia sp. D15 DNA region contains:
- a CDS encoding chemotaxis protein CheC, producing MSEPVLTEDQRDALQEVANLAMGQAATRLARLLDAFIELSVPRVRVVAVSEAAQALREMTGIEDTVSAVRQGFRSDIKGEALVICRSDSVDQLCSLVSDPYSRSAYEAVSQRELVFDVANVLTGACVSCILDQLGRTPVFSAPGLLGEAMTLDEVFQPGVLQWGVALLVEVNFALEDQSFRAHLVMLMAEDSIRHMNGALDELLSSL from the coding sequence ATGTCTGAGCCAGTCCTCACGGAAGATCAGCGCGACGCGCTGCAAGAGGTCGCCAATCTGGCGATGGGCCAAGCCGCCACGCGTCTGGCGCGGCTGCTCGATGCGTTCATCGAATTGTCGGTGCCGCGCGTGCGCGTGGTGGCGGTCAGCGAGGCCGCCCAGGCGCTGCGCGAGATGACCGGAATCGAAGATACGGTCAGCGCGGTGCGCCAGGGTTTTCGTTCCGATATCAAGGGCGAGGCGCTGGTGATCTGCCGCAGCGACAGCGTCGACCAGCTGTGCTCGCTCGTCAGCGATCCGTATTCGCGCTCGGCCTACGAGGCGGTCAGCCAGCGCGAGCTGGTGTTCGACGTCGCCAATGTGCTGACGGGCGCTTGCGTGTCCTGCATTCTCGACCAGCTCGGCCGCACGCCGGTGTTCTCCGCGCCCGGCCTGCTGGGCGAAGCGATGACGCTCGACGAAGTGTTCCAGCCGGGCGTGCTGCAATGGGGCGTGGCCTTGCTCGTCGAAGTCAATTTCGCGCTGGAAGACCAGAGCTTCCGCGCGCACCTGGTGATGCTGATGGCGGAGGATTCGATCCGCCACATGAACGGAGCGCTCGACGAGCTGTTGTCCAGTCTATGA
- a CDS encoding diguanylate cyclase → MNVPVESLSDLVVERVGFGIFVLDRDMNVLMWNRFMQDHSGLAPEQVVGQSLYTHFPELPRVWLSRKIESVFQLGSFAFSSWEQRPYLFKFDHDRPITGGVDFMQQDCTFMPLMREREVVAVCVTISDVTHVSIVQREREEAVAKLQEYADRDGLTGIANRRYFEARLRDEFTRWQRYGGEMSVLLFDLDHFKKINDQFGHGVGDTVLRVMAQRVAGVVRAQDTFGRFGGEEFALLLPCTPLEDAMRVAEKIRCIISDTPVEVQGVDVPVTASVGGAAARAGVPAYDVLINEADAALYAAKRQGRNRSVAFT, encoded by the coding sequence ATGAATGTGCCTGTCGAGTCGTTGAGCGATCTGGTTGTCGAACGTGTCGGTTTCGGCATTTTCGTGCTCGATCGCGATATGAACGTACTCATGTGGAACCGGTTCATGCAGGATCACAGTGGACTCGCGCCCGAGCAGGTGGTCGGCCAGTCGCTGTACACGCATTTCCCTGAACTGCCGCGCGTGTGGCTGTCGCGCAAGATCGAAAGCGTGTTTCAGCTCGGCAGCTTCGCGTTCAGCTCGTGGGAGCAGCGCCCGTATCTGTTCAAGTTCGATCACGACCGGCCGATCACCGGCGGCGTCGATTTCATGCAGCAGGATTGCACCTTCATGCCGCTGATGCGCGAGCGCGAAGTGGTCGCCGTGTGCGTGACCATCTCGGACGTCACGCATGTCAGCATCGTGCAGCGCGAGCGCGAAGAGGCGGTCGCCAAGCTGCAGGAATACGCGGATCGCGACGGCCTGACGGGCATCGCCAACCGCCGCTATTTCGAGGCGCGGCTGCGCGACGAATTCACGCGCTGGCAGCGTTACGGCGGCGAGATGTCCGTGCTGCTGTTCGATCTCGATCACTTCAAGAAAATCAACGACCAGTTCGGCCACGGTGTCGGCGACACGGTGCTGCGCGTGATGGCGCAGCGCGTGGCCGGCGTGGTGCGCGCGCAGGATACGTTCGGACGCTTCGGCGGCGAGGAGTTCGCGCTGCTGCTGCCGTGCACGCCGCTCGAAGACGCCATGCGCGTCGCCGAAAAGATCCGTTGCATCATTTCCGATACGCCGGTGGAAGTGCAGGGCGTCGATGTGCCGGTGACGGCGAGCGTCGGCGGCGCGGCCGCGCGCGCGGGCGTGCCGGCGTACGACGTGCTGATCAACGAGGCCGACGCCGCGTTGTACGCCGCGAAGCGTCAGGGACGTAACCGCTCGGTCGCGTTTACCTGA
- the hpnD gene encoding presqualene diphosphate synthase HpnD yields the protein MAVSNLVVDDTEIDAAAATSGSSFYLAMRILPAAQRDAMYQVYAFCRAVDDIADSDLPRVERAAALERWRADIDACYAGAPRASLRALTRHIHTFHLQREDFHAMIDGMAMDAAADICAPDEATLDLYCDRVASAAGRLSVRIFGMQDEPGRLLAHHLGRALQLTNILRDIDEDAGINRCYLPHELLAREGIAVTNPTQIADDPSLPRVCATLAERAREHFAASDAIMNREPRVAVKAPRIMSGVYRLLLDRTLERGFDIPRTKVSKPKLRMLWIVARYALF from the coding sequence TTGGCTGTTTCCAATCTTGTCGTGGACGATACTGAAATCGATGCCGCTGCCGCTACGTCCGGCAGCTCGTTTTATCTCGCCATGCGCATCCTGCCGGCTGCGCAGCGCGACGCGATGTATCAGGTCTACGCTTTTTGCCGCGCTGTCGACGATATCGCCGACAGCGACCTGCCGCGCGTCGAACGCGCCGCCGCGCTCGAACGCTGGCGTGCCGACATCGACGCGTGCTACGCCGGCGCACCGCGCGCTTCGTTGCGCGCGCTGACGCGGCACATTCACACGTTTCATCTGCAACGCGAAGACTTTCACGCGATGATCGACGGCATGGCCATGGATGCCGCCGCCGACATCTGCGCGCCCGACGAAGCCACCCTCGACCTGTATTGCGACCGCGTCGCCAGCGCGGCGGGCCGGCTATCGGTGAGGATATTCGGGATGCAGGACGAACCGGGCCGTCTGCTCGCGCACCATCTGGGCCGCGCGCTGCAATTGACCAACATCCTGCGCGATATCGACGAAGACGCCGGCATCAACCGCTGCTACCTGCCGCATGAATTGCTGGCGCGCGAAGGCATCGCGGTGACGAACCCGACGCAGATCGCCGACGATCCGTCGCTGCCGCGCGTGTGCGCCACGCTCGCCGAGCGAGCCAGGGAGCACTTCGCCGCATCCGACGCGATCATGAACCGCGAACCGCGCGTGGCCGTGAAGGCGCCGCGCATCATGTCGGGCGTGTATCGCCTGCTGCTCGACCGCACGCTGGAGCGCGGCTTCGACATTCCGCGCACGAAGGTCAGCAAACCGAAGCTGCGCATGCTGTGGATCGTCGCGCGCTACGCGCTCTTCTGA